The following proteins are encoded in a genomic region of Alnus glutinosa chromosome 8, dhAlnGlut1.1, whole genome shotgun sequence:
- the LOC133874958 gene encoding aldehyde dehydrogenase family 2 member B4, mitochondrial, producing MAARRLSSVLSRSLSASHASGSASLPSSLVRTSGCGRSINRFSTAAVPEELITPPVQISYTQHLINGQFVDSASGKEFPTHDPRTGEVIAHVAEGDAEDINRAVAAARKAFDEGPWPKMTAYERSRILLRFADLVEKHSDELAALETWNNGKPYEQAAKSELPLFVRLFYYYAGWADKIHGLTVPADGDYHVQTLHEPIGVAGQIIPWNFPLVMFAWKVGPALACGNTIVLKTAEQTPLTALYVAKLFHEAGLPPGVLNVVSGYGPTAGAALASHMDVDKLAFTGSTATGKIVLELSARSNLKPVTLELGGKSPFIVCEDADVDKAVELAHFALFFNQGQCCCAGSRTFVHERIYDEFLEKAKTRAMRRVVGDPFKKGVEQGPQIDPEQFEKILRYIRSGIQSNATLECGGDRLGSKGYFIQPTVFSNVQDDMLIAKDEIFGPVQSILKFNDIDEVIRRANATRYGLAAGVFTRNLDTANTLSRALRAGTVWVNCFDVFDAAIPFGGYKMSGIGREKGIYSLHNYLQVKAVVTPLKKAAWL from the exons ATGGCTGCTCGCAGGCTCTCCTCAGTGCTGTCTCGCTCTCTTTCTGCTTCTCATGCTTCTGGGTCTGCTTCTCTGCCTTCCTCTCTAG TAAGAACTTCTGGCTGTGGAAGAAGCATCAACAGGTTTAGCACTGCTGCTGTACCTGAGGAATTAATTACTCCACCTGTTCAGATAAGTTACACCCAGCATCTGATTAACGGGCAATTTGTGGATTCTGCATCAG GAAAAGAATTTCCGACACATGACCCTCGTACCGGGGAAGTGATTGCCCATGTTGCTGAAGGTGACGCAGAAGATATCAACCGGGCTGTAGCTGCTGCTCGGAAGGCATTTGATGAGGGACCATGGCCAAAGATGACCGCTTAT GAAAGATCACGGATATTGTTGCGATTCGCTGATTTGGTTGAGAAACACAGTGATGAGCTTGCAGCTCTAGAGACATGGAACAATGGGAAGCCTTATGAACAGGCTGCCAAATCCGAATTACCATTGTTTGTGCGGCTATTTTACTATTATGCTG GCTGGGCAGATAAAATCCACGGACTAACAGTTCCAGCTGATGGAGATTATCATGTACAAACATTGCATGAACCAATTGGAGTTGCAGGACAAATCATTCCCTGGAACTTTCCTCTTGTCATGTTTGCTTGGAAAGTTGGGCCTGCTCTAGCATGTGGTAATACTATTGTCCTGAAGACGGCGGAGCAAACGCCTTTGACTGCTCTCTATGTGGCAAAGCTATTCCATGAG GCTGGTCTTCCTCCAGGTGTGTTAAATGTAGTTTCTGGCTATGGTCCAACTGCTGGTGCGGCTCTTGCCAGCCATATGGATGTGGACAAA CTAGCATTCACAGGATCAACTGCTACTGGGAAAATTGTTCTTGAATTGTCCGCAAGAAGCAATCTTAAGCCGGTAACACTAGAGCTAGGAGGGAAATCACCTTTCATAGTATGTGAGGATGCTGATGTTGATAAGGCTGTGGAGCTTGCACACTTTGCTCTGTTTTTTAATCAG GGGCAATGTTGCTGTGCTGGGTCTCGTACATTTGTACATGAACGTATATATGATGAGTTCCTAGAGAAAGCAAAGACACGTGCTATGAGACGCGTTGTTGGGGATCCCTTCAAGAAGGGTGTGGAACAAGGTCCTCAG ATTGACCCGGAGCAATTTGAGAAAATCCTTAGGTACATAAGATCTGGAATCCAAAGCAATGCCACCCTTGAATGCGGAGGTGACAGATTAGGCTCCAAAGGCTACTTTATTCAGCCCACTGTCTTCTCGAATGTTCAG GATGATATGTTGATAGCAAAGGATGAGATCTTTGGTCCAGTGCAATCCATCTTGAAATTCAA TGATATTGATGAAGTAATACGAAGGGCGAACGCAACGCGCTATGGTTTAGCTGCAGGAGTTTTTACTAGAAACTTGGACACTGCCAACACCTTGAGCCGAGCACTAAGAGCTGGTACCGTGTGGGTTAATTGCTTTGATGTGTTTGATGCTGCAATTCCTTTTGGTGGGTATAAGATGAGTGGCATAGGCAGGGAGAAGGGAATCTACAGCCTTCACAACTACTTGCAAGTCAAGGCTGTTGTTACTCCTTTGAAGAAGGCAGCGTGGTTGTAA
- the LOC133874709 gene encoding U-box domain-containing protein 19-like, whose amino-acid sequence MFTKQNSPVFHSHTAMIQKSNRSDRRALTFPAVHPCEGVSLETLLSSLITLSKDICNHQSKLFLTQRRNARETVRQIGILLVYFEEIRDRGLTLSDSFVLCFSELHLSFQKIQFLLEDCRREGARLWMLMKSEHVATQFRVQIRAVATALDVMPLSLIDVGGEVKELVELVARQARKTKFELDPDDERASRRVIFILNQLEKGIEPDLIAVKRVLDYLEIRSWSDCNKEIKFLEEENDFECSDGDERESPFLSSLVGLMSFCRGVMFEALDRRNPEEQTDARCNVETLSCLNPHDFRCPISLELMTDPVTVSTGQTYDRSSIEKWLRAGNMLCPKTGEKLIRAELVPNSTLRKLIQQFCVNNGISPTKSGSRSRRTTVPANPAATEAMRFLSKFLSTRLVCGTAEQKNKAAFEIRLLTKSNIFNRSCLVEAGTIPPLLNLLSSTSTSMQENAIAALLKLSKHTTGKKVIVESGGLSLILNVLRRGLSLEARQVAAATLFYLSSVKEYRKMIGERPEAIPGLVELIKGGATCGKKNSVVAIFGLLLYPKNHQRVLEAGAVPLLADILASSDNAELIGDTLAVLASLAENADGTHSILQITSSLPLLITRIMRSSTSGHAKEYCVSILLSLCINGGVEVVAVLAKDRSLMAPLYSLSTDFTSHASKKARSLLKILHGFHETTTSSGLMSSAVSHERFVHV is encoded by the coding sequence ATGTTCACAAAACAGAATTCCCCTGTTTTTCATTCTCACACTGCGATGATTCAAAAGTCCAATCGGAGTGATCGCCGGGCTTTGACATTTCCGGCGGTTCACCCATGCGAAGGTGTATCCCTAGAGACCCTTCTCAGCTCCTTAATCACTCTCTCTAAAGACATATGCAATCACCAATCGAAACTATTTCTGACGCAAAGAAGAAATGCCAGAGAAACAGTTCGCCAAATCGGGATTCTTCTTGTGTACTTTGAGGAAATAAGAGACCGCGGTTTAACTCTATCGGATTCGTTTGTTCTCTGCTTCTCCGAGCTCCACCTTTCATTCCAGAAAATCCAGTTCTTATTGGAGGATTGTAGGCGGGAAGGCGCTCGGCTTTGGATGCTAATGAAGTCTGAGCACGTTGCTACGCAATTCCGGGTGCAAATACGGGCTGTCGCTACGGCTCTTGACGTCATGCCGTTGAGTTTGATCGATGTGGGTGGCGAAGTGAAGGAATTGGTTGAATTGGTAGCTAGGCAAGCACGCAAGACCAAGTTTGAGCTCGACCCAGATGACGAACGGGCCTCAAGACGAGTCATTTTCATATTGAATCAGCTCGAGAAGGGGATCGAGCCGGATTTAATTGCTGTAAAGAGGGTTCTGGATTATCTTGAAATTCGAAGCTGGAGTGATTGCAACAAAGAGATCAAGTTCTTGGAAGAGGAGAACGATTTCGAGTGCTCCGACGGCGACGAGCGCGAGTCTCCATTTCTGAGCAGCTTGGTGGGGTTGATGAGCTTCTGCAGGGGAGTGATGTTTGAAGCATTGGATCGCCGAAACCCCGAAGAACAAACCGATGCGAGGTGCAACGTGGAGACACTGAGTTGCTTGAATCCGCATGACTTTCGGTGCCCAATTTCGCTCGAGCTAATGACCGATCCCGTCACTGTATCGACCGGCCAGACCTACGACCGTTCTTCGATTGAGAAATGGCTGAGAGCTGGAAACATGCTCTGTCCCAAAACAGGGGAGAAGCTAATCAGAGCAGAGTTGGTCCCCAATTCCACACTCCGAAAGCTTATCCAGCAGTTTTGCGTTAACAATGGCATTTCGCCTACCAAGTCCGGAAGCCGGAGTCGGAGGACTACTGTTCCAGCTAATCCGGCGGCCACAGaagctatgagatttctttccaaatttcTCTCCACGAGGCTGGTTTGTGGAACAGCTGAACAGAAAAACAAGGCGGCTTTTGAGATTCGTTTGCTCACAAAATCGAACATTTTCAATCGGTCTTGTTTGGTCGAAGCAGGCACAATCCCGCCTCTGTTAAACCTTCTGTCTTCGACCAGTACGTCAATGCAAGAGAACGCCATTGCAGCCTTATTGAAGCTCTCAAAGCATACTACGGGCAAGAAAGTGATCGTTGAAAGTGGGGGATTGAGTTTGATTCTCAATGTTCTTAGGAGGGGGCTGAGCTTGGAAGCGAGGCAAGTAGCAGCAGCAACATTGTTCTATCTTTCTTCAGTAAAGGAGTATCGGAAAATGATCGGAGAACGACCGGAGGCCATCCCGGGTTTAGTGGAGCTTATCAAGGGCGGTGCAACTTGCGGGAAAAAGAATTCCGTGGTCGCCATTTTCGGACTTCTTCTCTATCCCAAGAACCATCAGAGAGTGCTTGAAGCTGGCGCTGTCCCATTGCTGGCTGATATTTTAGCCTCTTCAGACAATGCTGAGCTCATAGGAGACACCTTAGCAGTTCTTGCTTCACTGGCTGAGAATGCCGACGGAACACACTCTATTCTCCAAATTACCTCGTCTTTGCCTCTACTTATCACTAGGATTATGCGGTCTTCCACATCGGGGCACGCGAAAGAGTACTGTGTTTCGATTTTGCTATCTCTGTGCATCAATGGCGGCGTAGAAGTCGTCGCAGTTTTAGCCAAGGACCGCTCGCTGATGGCTCCGCTGTATTCACTCTCAACCGATTTCACCTCTCACGCAAGCAAGAAGGCACGTTCGCTCCTCAAAATTCTTCATGGTTTTCATGAGACAACCACGTCTTCTGGATTGATGTCTTCGGCCGTTTCCCATGAAAGATTTGTTCACGTGTAG